From a single Aggregatilinea lenta genomic region:
- a CDS encoding DUF4160 domain-containing protein: protein MPTVMRIGPFRFFFYSNEGSEPQHVHVQSSDGEAKFWLKPIEIAWSRGFNDRELSQIGRHIQDNQAYLLETWHKFFEV from the coding sequence ATGCCAACCGTCATGCGGATCGGCCCCTTTCGCTTCTTCTTCTACTCAAATGAGGGTAGTGAGCCTCAGCATGTTCATGTACAGTCATCTGATGGCGAAGCAAAGTTCTGGCTGAAACCAATTGAGATTGCCTGGAGTCGCGGCTTTAACGACCGGGAACTCTCCCAGATCGGGCGGCACATTCAGGACAACCAGGCTTATCTGCTCGAAACATGGCACAAGTTCTTCGAGGTGTAA
- a CDS encoding DUF2442 domain-containing protein yields MSDQSPREEDRPVAVETTSDMLRVTLADGRIIATPLNWYPRLANATPEQRAVFELSRGGVHWPDLDEDLSVAGMLRGNRPAQPHHTSTETHV; encoded by the coding sequence ATGAGCGACCAAAGTCCTCGTGAGGAAGATCGGCCCGTTGCGGTAGAAACAACGAGCGACATGCTGCGCGTCACACTCGCAGACGGACGAATCATCGCTACGCCGCTAAACTGGTATCCCCGGCTGGCAAATGCCACGCCGGAGCAGCGCGCCGTGTTTGAATTGAGCAGGGGCGGTGTGCATTGGCCCGATCTGGACGAAGATCTGTCCGTGGCCGGAATGCTGCGCGGCAATCGCCCGGCCCAGCCGCACCACACATCGACGGAAACACACGTTTAA